A single Lactuca sativa cultivar Salinas chromosome 8, Lsat_Salinas_v11, whole genome shotgun sequence DNA region contains:
- the LOC111897176 gene encoding cytochrome P450 736A117, with the protein MQHDIMVTFKLKQTCTYHQFNSHKMLSFLEQVSIYTLTLFLGASFVFFRWYNSKSSSTSSTTKKLPPSPPKLPVIGNLHQLGASVHHSFLSLARRYGDSLMLLHIGSVPSLVVSSTEAAREIMKTHDIAFASRPNTRMFRAISYNLKEITVAPYGEYWRQAKSILTLQLLSNKKVQTYNGLREKIIAECVDKITQCFLSNKPADLSDLFSSLTNDVTCMATFGRTYNEGEIGRKFKKVLQEFSEVLGSFYFEDSIPQLAVVDRLRGLSAKVDRVAVDFDEFLQGVVDETIIKVRNNSEKISEDGVETFIEGLLKVQKEDIIGITIDADVIKALLLDAYVAGTDTSSSVLEWAMTELLLHPENLKKVQDEVRSILRGKEEITDEDLDKMIYLKAVIMETTRLHPPLPILPPRVARHDVNVMGYDIAEGTRVYVNVYAIMRDPKVWEKAEVFLPERFLESSIDFVRHNFELLTFGAGRRGCPGRVFAMAINEKVLATVLSKFDWSLPQGVTPKDVDMNETFGLANHRKIPLLALGKPVPMHAW; encoded by the coding sequence ATGCAGCATGACATTATGGTCACCTTCAAATTAAAACAAACTTGCACATACCATCAATTCAATTCACACAAGATGTTGAGTTTCTTAGAGCAGGTGTCGATATACACTCTGACGTTGTTTCTTGGTGCTTCCTTCGTGTTCTTTAGATGGTATAATTCGAAATCATCATCCACTTCATCCACCACCAAGAAactaccaccatcaccaccaaaaCTGCCAGTCATCGGCAACCTCCACCAGCTTGGTGCAAGCGTCCACCACTCCTTTTTATCTCTGGCCAGACGTTATGGTGACTCGCTCATGCTCCTCCACATCGGCTCAGTCCCAAGTTTGGTGGTCTCATCAACAGAAGCAGCTCGCGAGATCATGAAAACTCATGATATTGCATTTGCAAGTAGGCCTAACACAAGAATGTTCAGGGCTATCTCCTACAATCTCAAGGAAATAACAGTAGCTCCTTATGGAGAATACTGGAGGCAAGCAAAAAGCATTCTAACGCTTCAGCTTCTAAGTAACAAAAAGGTTCAAACTTATAATGGATTGAGAGAAAAGATAATCGCCGAGTGCGTAGATAAGATAACCCAGTGTTTCTTATCTAACAAGCCAGCAGACTTGAGCGACTTATTTAGCTCGCTTACAAACGACGTGACATGCATGGCGACGTTTGGGAGGACATATAACGAAGGGGAAATTGGGAGGAAGTTCAAGAAGGTGTTGCAAGAGTTCTCAGAGGTGTTGGGTAGCTTTTATTTTGAGGACTCTATTCCTCAGCTTGCGGTGGTTGATCGTCTTAGAGGTCTCAGTGCTAAAGTTGATAGAGTCGCAGTAGATTTTGACGAGTTTCTACAGGGCGTGGTCGATGAGACCATAATAAAGGTACGCAATAACTCTGAAAAAATTTCTGAAGATGGTGTGGAAACCTTCATTGAAGGACTACTTAAGGTTCAGAAGGAAGATATTATCGGCATCACCATCGATGCAGACGTCATCAAAGCACTCCTCTTGGACGCATATGTCGCTGGAACAGATACATCATCTTCGGTACTTGAATGGGCGATGACTGAGCTTCTGTTACATCCGGAAAACTTGAAGAAAGTCCAAGATGAGGTAAGGAGCATTCTTCGTGGAAAAGAAGAGataacagacgaagatcttgacaagatgatttatcTTAAAGCCGTGATCATGGAAACCACCCGCCTCCATCCTCCCCTTCCGATTCTACCACCAAGAGTCGCACGACATGATGTTAATGTAATGGGGTATGATATTGCAGAAGGAACAAGGGTATACGTGAACGTTTATGCAATTATGAGGGACCCTAAAGTGTGGGAAAAAGCCGAAGTGTTTCTACCAGAGAGGTTCTTGGAGTCGTCTATTGATTTCGTAAGGCATAATTTCGAGTTGCTTACGTTTGGAGCTGGAAGAAGGGGTTGCCCTGGAAGGGTGTTCGCCATGGCGATCAATGAGAAGGTGTTGGCTACTGTTTTATCAAAATTCGATTGGTCGCTACCACAGGGGGTAACACCGAAGGACGTAGATATGAATGAAACTTTTGGTCTCGCTAATCACAGAAAGATTCCACTACTTGCTCTTGGAAAACCTGTCCCAATGCATGCTTGGTAA